In Myripristis murdjan chromosome 9, fMyrMur1.1, whole genome shotgun sequence, the following proteins share a genomic window:
- the aldh3b4 gene encoding aldehyde dehydrogenase family 3 member B1 isoform X1, whose protein sequence is MSGKVKACYVCQRNGRLTCRRTRLGEPCLKTYPLECVDLLKRAKAAFQTGCTTKESFRLAQLEALVRMLGEHECDFVDALGRDLHKPRFETVVSELLLVKNEALHAINSLKKWMQPQRVERNLSTTLDDCLVVSEPLGVVLIMGTWCSPVLFCLGPLVGAIAAGNCAVISPSEHTSHTAELLHRLVPSYLDSECFHVILAGTNDLADIVELKFDHVFFVGNREEGSRVAQAAARTFTPVTLILGGKNPCYVDQQCDITATAQRIAWARFHNAGQSVVAPDYVLCHVDVKTRLVRALKCCLMQFYGSDPRESRSFGRMVNLEIINRTRDMLWRSGKVAVGGQVIEAEKYIAPTILTEVVETDPIMQHDVFGPVLPVLTVNTLDEAITFINKQEKPLCVYAYSSNSKVISRLMSETSSGSFCSNDSVLQSVMVGLPFGGVGASGMGSYHGRYSFDAFSHRKSCLLRGTRFECVTYLRYPPYEDRNLSLMTWASTLSQKSQGWCQIL, encoded by the exons ATGAGTGGGAAGGTAAAGGCCTGTTATGTGTGCCAGAGGAATGGCCGGCTGACATGCAGAAG GACCAGGCTGGGGGAGCCTTGTTTAAAGACATATCCTCTGGAATGTGTGGACCTGCTGAAAAGAGCCAAAGCTGCCTTCCAGACTGGATGCACCACCAAGGAAAGCTTCAGACTGGCTCAGCTGGAGGCTCTAGTGCGAATGCTGGGGGAACACGAGTGTGACTTCGTGGATGCTCTTGGACGGGACCTCCATAAG CCTCGGTTTGAGACGGTTGTGTCGGAGCTCCTCCTGGTAAAGAACGAGGCGCTTCATGCTATCAACAGCCTCAAAAAGTGGATGCAGCCACAACGCGTGGAAAGGAATCTG TCCACCACGCTGGATGACTGCCTGGTGGTGAGCGAGCCGCTGGGCGTGGTGTTAATCATGGGGACCTGGTGCagtcctgtcctgttctgtctGGGGCCGCTGGTAGGGGCCATCGCAGCAG GAAACTGTGCAGTCATCAGCCCCTCTGAGCACACGTCCCACACAGCAGAGCTCCTACATCGCCTCGTCCCCTCGTACCTGGACAGT GAATGCTTCCATGTGATTCTTGCAGGCACAAATGACTTGGCTGACATAGTGGAACTCAAGTTTGATCATGTCTTCTTTGTAG GAAACAGGGAAGAGGGAAGCAGAGTGGCTCAGGCAGCAGCTCGCACATTCACACCTGTCACCCTGATTTTGGGCGGCAAAAACCCATGTTATGTGGACCAGCaatgtgacatcactgccacGGCACAGCGAATCGCCTGGGCGCGTTTCCACAATGCTGGACAAAGTGTGGTGGCTCCTGACTACGTCTTGTGCCATGTGGATGTCAAAACACGGCTGGTCCGGGCCTTGAAGTGCTGCCTGATGCAGTTTTACGGTTCTGATCCACGAGAGTCCCGCAGTTTTGGCCGCATGGTCAATCTGGAGATCATCAACCGAACTCGAGACATGTTGTGGAGGTCTGGCAAGGTGGCTGTGGGCGGGCAGGTGATTGAAGCAGAGAAATATATTG CCCCAACAATTCTGACAGAGGTGGTGGAAACAGACCCGATCATGCAGCATGATGTTTTTGGCCCGGTCCTTCCAGTTCTCACTGTAAACACTCTAGATGAGGCAATCACCTTCATCAATAAGCAAGAGAaacctctctgtgtgtatgcttattccagcaacagcaag GTCATCTCAAGGCTAATGAGTGAGACCTCTAGTGGAAGCTTTTGCTCCAATGACAGCGTCCTGCAGAGTGTGATGGTGGGCCTGCCTTTTGGTGGAGTTG GTGCCAGTGGAATGGGTTCCTACCATGGGCGCTACAGCTTCGATGCCTTCTCTCACAGGAAATCGTGTCTGCTAAGAGGCACGCGGTTTGAGTGTGTCACCTACCTGCGTTACCCACCGTACGAAGACCGCAACCTGTCTCTCATGACCTGGGCCAGCACTCTGTCCCAGAAGAGCCAGGGCTGGTGCCAGATCCTGTGA
- the mmab gene encoding corrinoid adenosyltransferase MMAB — protein sequence MASLCVSVCQLRCFVRTARCVYGPWTKTTFGSQRSYATEGDSRIPKIYTKTGDKGFSSTFTGERRPKEDHIFEALGNTDELSSAIGLAREFCLDKGHTFTEQLDKIQCVLQDVGSNIATPRSSARESHRKRTKFTSQPVADLESWIDKFTEELPPLTNFILPSGGKSSAALHTARTICRRAERSVAPIVRSGEADPDVAKYLNRLSDYLFTVARYAAMKEGKEEKIYKRPE from the exons ATGGCTTcgctctgtgtcagtgtgtgtcagctgcGTTGTTTTGTAAGGACCGCCAGGTGTGTGTACGGGCCATGGACGAAGACGACATTTGGCTCACAGAGAAG TTATGCCACGGAGGGAGACAGCAGAATCCCCAAAATTTATACAAAAACTGGAGACAAAG GGTTCTCAAGCACATtcacaggagagaggaggccaaAGGAAGATCACATTTTTGAAGCATTAGGAAATACAGATGAACTGTCCTCAGCTATAGG CCTGGCAAGGGAGTTCTGCCTCGACAAAGGCCACACATTTACCGAACAGCTTGACAAG ATACAATGTGTTTTACAAGATGTGGGCTCCAACATTGCCACCCCCCGGTCATCTGCAAGAGAAAGTCACAGaa aGAGGACCAAATTTACATCTCAGCCTGTTGCAGACCTGGAGAGCTGGATTGATAAATTCACAGAGGAGCTCCCCCCACTGACTAACTTCATATTACCG TCTGGAGGGAAGAGCAGTGCTGCTTTGCATACAGCTCGGACAATTTGTCGCAGAGCAGAGCGCAG TGTTGCTCCTATTGTGCGCTCTGGAGAAGCAGATCCAGATGTCGCCAAATATTTGAACAG ACTGAGCGACTACCTGTTCACTGTGGCCAGATATGCAGCCATGAAAGAGGGCAAAGAAGAGAAAATCTACAAAAGACCTGAATAA
- the aldh3b4 gene encoding aldehyde dehydrogenase family 3 member B1 isoform X2, with product MSSPPSPSTTRWIKALRRTRLGEPCLKTYPLECVDLLKRAKAAFQTGCTTKESFRLAQLEALVRMLGEHECDFVDALGRDLHKPRFETVVSELLLVKNEALHAINSLKKWMQPQRVERNLSTTLDDCLVVSEPLGVVLIMGTWCSPVLFCLGPLVGAIAAGNCAVISPSEHTSHTAELLHRLVPSYLDSECFHVILAGTNDLADIVELKFDHVFFVGNREEGSRVAQAAARTFTPVTLILGGKNPCYVDQQCDITATAQRIAWARFHNAGQSVVAPDYVLCHVDVKTRLVRALKCCLMQFYGSDPRESRSFGRMVNLEIINRTRDMLWRSGKVAVGGQVIEAEKYIAPTILTEVVETDPIMQHDVFGPVLPVLTVNTLDEAITFINKQEKPLCVYAYSSNSKVISRLMSETSSGSFCSNDSVLQSVMVGLPFGGVGASGMGSYHGRYSFDAFSHRKSCLLRGTRFECVTYLRYPPYEDRNLSLMTWASTLSQKSQGWCQIL from the exons ATGAGCAGTCCGCCGAGCCCTTCTACAACTCGCTGGATCAAGGCTCTGCGAAG GACCAGGCTGGGGGAGCCTTGTTTAAAGACATATCCTCTGGAATGTGTGGACCTGCTGAAAAGAGCCAAAGCTGCCTTCCAGACTGGATGCACCACCAAGGAAAGCTTCAGACTGGCTCAGCTGGAGGCTCTAGTGCGAATGCTGGGGGAACACGAGTGTGACTTCGTGGATGCTCTTGGACGGGACCTCCATAAG CCTCGGTTTGAGACGGTTGTGTCGGAGCTCCTCCTGGTAAAGAACGAGGCGCTTCATGCTATCAACAGCCTCAAAAAGTGGATGCAGCCACAACGCGTGGAAAGGAATCTG TCCACCACGCTGGATGACTGCCTGGTGGTGAGCGAGCCGCTGGGCGTGGTGTTAATCATGGGGACCTGGTGCagtcctgtcctgttctgtctGGGGCCGCTGGTAGGGGCCATCGCAGCAG GAAACTGTGCAGTCATCAGCCCCTCTGAGCACACGTCCCACACAGCAGAGCTCCTACATCGCCTCGTCCCCTCGTACCTGGACAGT GAATGCTTCCATGTGATTCTTGCAGGCACAAATGACTTGGCTGACATAGTGGAACTCAAGTTTGATCATGTCTTCTTTGTAG GAAACAGGGAAGAGGGAAGCAGAGTGGCTCAGGCAGCAGCTCGCACATTCACACCTGTCACCCTGATTTTGGGCGGCAAAAACCCATGTTATGTGGACCAGCaatgtgacatcactgccacGGCACAGCGAATCGCCTGGGCGCGTTTCCACAATGCTGGACAAAGTGTGGTGGCTCCTGACTACGTCTTGTGCCATGTGGATGTCAAAACACGGCTGGTCCGGGCCTTGAAGTGCTGCCTGATGCAGTTTTACGGTTCTGATCCACGAGAGTCCCGCAGTTTTGGCCGCATGGTCAATCTGGAGATCATCAACCGAACTCGAGACATGTTGTGGAGGTCTGGCAAGGTGGCTGTGGGCGGGCAGGTGATTGAAGCAGAGAAATATATTG CCCCAACAATTCTGACAGAGGTGGTGGAAACAGACCCGATCATGCAGCATGATGTTTTTGGCCCGGTCCTTCCAGTTCTCACTGTAAACACTCTAGATGAGGCAATCACCTTCATCAATAAGCAAGAGAaacctctctgtgtgtatgcttattccagcaacagcaag GTCATCTCAAGGCTAATGAGTGAGACCTCTAGTGGAAGCTTTTGCTCCAATGACAGCGTCCTGCAGAGTGTGATGGTGGGCCTGCCTTTTGGTGGAGTTG GTGCCAGTGGAATGGGTTCCTACCATGGGCGCTACAGCTTCGATGCCTTCTCTCACAGGAAATCGTGTCTGCTAAGAGGCACGCGGTTTGAGTGTGTCACCTACCTGCGTTACCCACCGTACGAAGACCGCAACCTGTCTCTCATGACCTGGGCCAGCACTCTGTCCCAGAAGAGCCAGGGCTGGTGCCAGATCCTGTGA
- the aldh3b4 gene encoding aldehyde dehydrogenase family 3 member B1 isoform X3, whose protein sequence is MLLDGTSIRCGPRFETVVSELLLVKNEALHAINSLKKWMQPQRVERNLSTTLDDCLVVSEPLGVVLIMGTWCSPVLFCLGPLVGAIAAGNCAVISPSEHTSHTAELLHRLVPSYLDSECFHVILAGTNDLADIVELKFDHVFFVGNREEGSRVAQAAARTFTPVTLILGGKNPCYVDQQCDITATAQRIAWARFHNAGQSVVAPDYVLCHVDVKTRLVRALKCCLMQFYGSDPRESRSFGRMVNLEIINRTRDMLWRSGKVAVGGQVIEAEKYIAPTILTEVVETDPIMQHDVFGPVLPVLTVNTLDEAITFINKQEKPLCVYAYSSNSKVISRLMSETSSGSFCSNDSVLQSVMVGLPFGGVGASGMGSYHGRYSFDAFSHRKSCLLRGTRFECVTYLRYPPYEDRNLSLMTWASTLSQKSQGWCQIL, encoded by the exons ATGCTCTTGGACGGGACCTCCATAAGGTGTGGG CCTCGGTTTGAGACGGTTGTGTCGGAGCTCCTCCTGGTAAAGAACGAGGCGCTTCATGCTATCAACAGCCTCAAAAAGTGGATGCAGCCACAACGCGTGGAAAGGAATCTG TCCACCACGCTGGATGACTGCCTGGTGGTGAGCGAGCCGCTGGGCGTGGTGTTAATCATGGGGACCTGGTGCagtcctgtcctgttctgtctGGGGCCGCTGGTAGGGGCCATCGCAGCAG GAAACTGTGCAGTCATCAGCCCCTCTGAGCACACGTCCCACACAGCAGAGCTCCTACATCGCCTCGTCCCCTCGTACCTGGACAGT GAATGCTTCCATGTGATTCTTGCAGGCACAAATGACTTGGCTGACATAGTGGAACTCAAGTTTGATCATGTCTTCTTTGTAG GAAACAGGGAAGAGGGAAGCAGAGTGGCTCAGGCAGCAGCTCGCACATTCACACCTGTCACCCTGATTTTGGGCGGCAAAAACCCATGTTATGTGGACCAGCaatgtgacatcactgccacGGCACAGCGAATCGCCTGGGCGCGTTTCCACAATGCTGGACAAAGTGTGGTGGCTCCTGACTACGTCTTGTGCCATGTGGATGTCAAAACACGGCTGGTCCGGGCCTTGAAGTGCTGCCTGATGCAGTTTTACGGTTCTGATCCACGAGAGTCCCGCAGTTTTGGCCGCATGGTCAATCTGGAGATCATCAACCGAACTCGAGACATGTTGTGGAGGTCTGGCAAGGTGGCTGTGGGCGGGCAGGTGATTGAAGCAGAGAAATATATTG CCCCAACAATTCTGACAGAGGTGGTGGAAACAGACCCGATCATGCAGCATGATGTTTTTGGCCCGGTCCTTCCAGTTCTCACTGTAAACACTCTAGATGAGGCAATCACCTTCATCAATAAGCAAGAGAaacctctctgtgtgtatgcttattccagcaacagcaag GTCATCTCAAGGCTAATGAGTGAGACCTCTAGTGGAAGCTTTTGCTCCAATGACAGCGTCCTGCAGAGTGTGATGGTGGGCCTGCCTTTTGGTGGAGTTG GTGCCAGTGGAATGGGTTCCTACCATGGGCGCTACAGCTTCGATGCCTTCTCTCACAGGAAATCGTGTCTGCTAAGAGGCACGCGGTTTGAGTGTGTCACCTACCTGCGTTACCCACCGTACGAAGACCGCAACCTGTCTCTCATGACCTGGGCCAGCACTCTGTCCCAGAAGAGCCAGGGCTGGTGCCAGATCCTGTGA